The genomic DNA AAACATAATTAGTACGTTAGgcttaaatgaaaacattttaataagaCAATAAtgcttatttttcaattgatgtgtACAACAtcgtgtatgtatgtatatataatatataataatgcaTGCTGCGCATGTGCGGTTTGTGATTTCTAGTTCGACTCTCggtaacatttacatatcttttaaAACGTTATAGTCAAACgtcttaaaacaaaatgaaaattattttaatcgagttttttttaatcaaaattttgtgatattgataaagtacatgtagtatcacaattttgcaaaatataaacaaaaaataaacacataaaaCTTGTGTGGTCctcagaaatattgaaaataaatttatcactTTGATCAATGTAGATCTATGTCCATTATgatcttattatttttaaattacgtAAAGGACGGCTGGTGAAAAATGATATCGTATTTTAACTAACTCGCCAAAAGTATTATAAACACATCCGCAATAACGTTACATTTATAGttataattaacataattatattactaCTTCGTACAGAAAGTCCAAGCACCACCTGCCCACGTTCCGGCCGAAAGGTTGTTATTTTGACATTCATGACCTGTCAAACGctgaatattttacaaacaacaactgttgatcataaatgtgtttgtttcaatAAAGGATATAGATACACTAGATAGGGGTGGTAAGTTATAAGAGTTAAATAATTTGTACTGATTTAATAGGTATGCGTAGAAACTGTGGTTAGGtcatctttaaataaaataacgtataaaagtgttaaaaaactttGGATTTAAAAACTGTCTGATTAGTACCCATATGTAATACGACGATAggtaaatttaaagaaaaataactttatacaACACTGATAAATGTGGTTGTGTTAAAAAAGACCCTAAAATACCAATTTTGAGGAACAAAAACTGCCTTTGTTGTTTTTGTCTTATTGATATTGACAGTTTCACAAACAAGCTGAGAGATAGCGTTATGTTCGGATATATTATAtcaattgtattttcttttattctatgcgAAAAAAAATTAATCGTTGATTGATCTGTTCAAATTTGGTTCCAGAGAACTCAATCTTAGCTTTGCATTATTTTCAAAGAAGAAATATGTCGACTTCAAATAAACTATTTCATATGCCTTTAAACATTGTATACATTTTAGTATTGAAATAATTCATAGTTTGACCattgtttagtttagtttacacataatttattttaggtcgattgtgaaggaagttctacaacttatattaatcactctcgacgtctcattcctaatggaatccatcgccacgagggtatgagagaagaggccagtttcccttttaatgctgagcgccaagcaagggagctactggtaccatttttcacgtctttggtatgacgcggccggtgatcgaacccacgacatcccgcactcgaagtggacgctttactactaggctatcgaggcggttagtTTGCGTCATGTCTCTAAATTTAAGTTGTGATTCTATTTCAGATATTATGATAACAATATGGCATAAGTTTTGTCTAAAATTTGTTTAACAGTAGCATCTTTTAAACAGTTGTAAAAACAATCGGTGGGCACTATAGTAGTATAAACTTGCAACGAATTTTTATACATGATTCAATTTTAAACAACACTAAACAGAGTTTTTACTTTTGTATATAAGAACCTcaacataataaaataatgaaattaacTAAAATAGTTATGATCCGTTCCAGGGACCTTTACAATAGATATGAAATTTAGATGTCcatatggaaaatattgacgtgTCAGGCTCCAATATAAGTGAATATCAAACAAACGTGTCGAATGGTTAATGTGCCAGGGCTATTtctaaatttggaatatttgaatagcacttttctgcgtgctagttcaatcatttcattattacggcttgatgttgcaagattcatgaatacagggCGAGGGCCACGCCAGCCTAAACAAATACGtactatttttcacgtctttgataAGACTCGGCCAGGGAGCATAACCACGAGCTCTTGAACTCGAAGTGGCCGCTCTATAATTAGGCTGCCGAGTCGGTAGGCAATATAAGTAAAGGTTACTAGTTACATAATAAAAAGAGATTTGTCAttaaaaaagtatcaaataaCTGTATTCAATACTGGCCAGTAGGTAGCCTGGTGAGTGGCGGGTCCGTAACATATTAAACAGTTCAAGCGATACATGATCGACAAAATATACAATCGTTTGTTTCCGCCTTCGCTTGCTTGATTAAACGACTTGATAAAAGGGTCGCAGTGCGGTTCCGCATAATCCGAACTTAATCGAATAATTTCATTGTCTGCTATATCATACatgatgatacatgtatattgtacacAATGAAAAAGTAATTGTTATCCACATCTAGGTCTAAATAAGTTTGTAAATATACATTCATATAAAAGAAGACATATACTTTCTAAAAGTGCAAACTCGGCTATTGGTTAGGCTATAAATTAAGATTTTACATTTTCCTATAGCCAGTCACACTAACTGTATAAAGGATTTAAATCTAGGTCTCTGAATATAACTGAACACTAAACGTACAGTCGTCTGACAATGGCTCAGAAACCCagacttttttatcatttataacatTTCTTTATATAATTTCAGGTCTTTACTCGTCGGATGAAAGcgcaaaataattaatattagaATGGATCTTTTACTGCTATTGTCTTTCGTTTTCATTGTTGCATTTATCCTTGACTGGCTGTTCAGGAAATTGAAAATCGGCAATTTCGAATCACGTTATGTACTTATTACCGGATGTGATTCCGGTTTCGGACATAAACTGGCTAAGAAGCTGGAAAAATTAGGATTTAATGTGTTTGCCGGTTGTCTGACAAAGGCTGCAGTTGAGAAATTTAATCAAACAAGTTCTTCTAAGTTGAAAGCGATAGAAATGGACGTATCAAAGGATACAAGCATTGAAAAGGCAATGGAAATTGTACAGCGGACACTCCCAGGGGGAAAGGGTAAGAGACATGATCTACAAGTGTTCATGTAGTGTGTGTGATAAACGTTGTTGTCCTAATTAATGTCACAATTCTCAGTTAACTACAAAAGTATTAAAGTTTTGGACGAGTGCTTATTCGGagaatttatattgaaaatgatatatattaagagctacttttgtactttttgtacctATCCATTTTCATTCGTAAAGTTCCAGAATCATTAACAGTATTTCGAGGGTATTTTGTGAGTGTGTTGATGTTATATATTTACGGACTAATTCAATAGCATACTGGATAGCACTACTTTTTTGTAAATGTACCATATATGTTTTTTCTCTCCCGACAAATGGAGGATCGTACCTTCTTTTAAGCTAGTGAATTCGAAACGATGTTTCTCATGACTGATCTGGTGCGTTCTGCCCATGTCAGAAGTCCATTGTACTCGGGTGCAGGGCAAATATATgcaattttttttgcatgttcgCACGCATAAAGTGTATGCTATATACATTATACTGTCTAAAGGTTAAGGTTAAGATTACCATGGTTAcagaaaatatacattaaagatgCTAGATATTTAAATTGctttaatccggtatataccggtgTCTGCAATATATCAAAGGCGCTTCAGATCTATTTTTAGTCAGTCAactcgtaatgacaatcggccCTTCCCGTTCTTTTACGTATTTTCCGTATGCGTTTTATCAACGTCCAGTAGTTATCAAAATGAATTTTCTGCTACGGTACGGCTAAAGGATGCCGAAATAGTATACGAGAATACGCATTATACGGAGATTTGCAATTGTCATTGCGAATTTACTACTTAAAGACCATAAATGCAACAACTTAAGTGCATGGACTAGACATTTATTACCTTTTAGGATATAGATGACATATAGGTTGCATATAGTTAGTGGTTTGTTTATGTATTAGTGCTCGTGACAATGTCTGTTTTTAATTAAGTCTACAAGAAAGTTCTGTAGAAACACAGGAATCTACCCAGTAAAATCTTTGTTCTCAAAAGTAGCAGACTGTTGAGTCTGTTCAAGACCTGTGATGACATCGGCAACACCCCTGTTGCCCCTGATGCCCGCTTATGACGTTAAAACGTAACTAAATATAGATGAATACTTTAAACTCGAATCTTTCTCATGATTTATTAAGACGTCGCAATTTGTTTCATATACTTGCagcaaaattaattttagatatttgttatgaaataatgagttattgtttttatattgtactATAATCAGCCCATAAATGGCCAGATTTTACATTTACAGGACTGTGGGCAGTTGTGAACAATGCTGGTATTTTGGGTGGAATTGGGTCgattaaacttcacacaagacAGGACTACGAAAACACACTTGCTGTAAATCTGTACGGCGTTATCATGGTAACGAAAGCATGCATGCCATTAGTTTTGAAAGAAAAGGGGCGTATTGTTAATACAGCAAGTGTTTTGGGAAGAATCGCGTTGTTAAACTCGTCCTATTGCATATCCAAATATGGTGTAGAGGCCTTCTCTGATGTCCTCAGGTAAGTATCACTTTATCAGTTAAACTTTACAAGACATTGAGCaatttatttcatgaaagaaaatgtaacggTAATCGGTACGTTCCGTGCGATAACGTATACTAGTATGAACCTTCGGTATTTTTTGGACGATAATATAGCTCTTGCATATGGAGAATACATAAGCAAAAGGGAATTTCCAGGAtcttcatgtaaagtgtttgctgcagtcaatatttataaaaattaatctTTTTGTCGAAGGTAATTAAAGAAGACATTTAGaaacattgttcaaattttgtctttaattacCTTGTAGTAATTAGATAAAGAACCTGCAAATCGCGGAATGACAGAAAATACAATAAGATTGCATGAAACAACatataaatgtattatcttaaggaTTTAGTCATAACTAAAACTACCTTCGCTCGATTGTTGCAAAAAGACGCACTAGCAATTAAAGACACGATAAGTTGTCTAGTATTGTCGAAACCTGCTAATAATCAAACTTTGAACCATTCCAGATGAGCAGAGTTTTTGCTTTACCTCAACACTATATAACTATGTATATAGTCACCAATAGCATATACTTCTTTGTCAAATCAACTTGGATGTATGCCtatctttttataatttctttaatgCCTGACTCGCTATGTTGTTTTCGATGCGTCTCTAAAGAGCGAATTAAACAAGGTAGTACGGTAACTAATTTATTTCATCAAGCAGGATCATCAAGCTAATGTTTCTTGATATTCTATCTTCATTTTTAGCGACAGCATTTCTTTAAAGTAACAATTATATATCAGTTTCTAAAAACGGCTCctaatttttttatactttttatttttaaaaggcgAGAGCTGTATAGAACTGGCGTGAAGGTACAAATTATTGAGCCCGGGGCTTTTAAAACGCCCATATTTGGCAGAGAATATATCAGGCGAATGGCCGAAAACAAGGTAGCAAGTTTACCAGCTGAGATCAGATCTCAACTTCCTAACGACGCCGTTGGCCAGCGTAAGTTCTTTTTCTTAGCTAGGGGTTCAGTTATGAGATAGCTGGTCCGAGTGTCAATGACTTATGAATATGAATCCTCTTCACAAGAAACCAGCACTATTCTCCCATTAAATCAGCTGAATACTATATCGTGTAAAATTAAGACTTATATAATATTTCcttaaaatactggaaaagctATTAGTAACTTGTACCTCTTTCACCCACGATTCCGTAATACAGTAACTTGAAACTGGCCTTACAGAGTATACTGTTGTGAAAAATGTTCTACAGTTCTACCGACAACATAAAGTTAATGATACAGCTTTTTAATGTTTAGCCGTTCTTGTGAAATTTCTGATAATTGAAATATGCATAAACTTTATTGTAAATGTGGTTGTT from Mercenaria mercenaria strain notata chromosome 11, MADL_Memer_1, whole genome shotgun sequence includes the following:
- the LOC123531318 gene encoding retinol dehydrogenase 7-like, which gives rise to MDLLLLLSFVFIVAFILDWLFRKLKIGNFESRYVLITGCDSGFGHKLAKKLEKLGFNVFAGCLTKAAVEKFNQTSSSKLKAIEMDVSKDTSIEKAMEIVQRTLPGGKAHKWPDFTFTGLWAVVNNAGILGGIGSIKLHTRQDYENTLAVNLYGVIMVTKACMPLVLKEKGRIVNTASVLGRIALLNSSYCISKYGVEAFSDVLRRELYRTGVKVQIIEPGAFKTPIFGREYIRRMAENKVASLPAEIRSQLPNDAVGQLEGSIHRLEETGSTNIHIVVDAYIHAITAKFPKKRYLVGNDAKYVYWFLSVLPECISDFYINWRGAYSI